The stretch of DNA gtcattcagcgctgaaaggaaaattgagagtaaaggaggttagaaaggcgtaacaggagaaaacctcgcatttgcactatgaaacaattgttaggagagggtggaaagtaagatggaagaaaaagatgaaCGGAAGTACTCGTACAGTAAATGAAAGGGAtggtagctaggggccgaagggacgcagcaaagaaccttaagtaatgcctacagtgcaccgcgcgaggtgcactgatggcactgcccccctacggggatattcTGCTTTAGATGAAAGTTCCCCGATAGCGAACATGACTCACAACATTTCCTAATGTCGTTTAAGAATGACCAGATAGGAAGAGCTATTTCCAAGTCAGATCTTTCGCCCTTGGGAACAAAATGTCattagcttttattattttacgaagaTAAAAGGAATAGAAGTTTATAAGAATATGGTACAAAAACCAAGAATAAGAGTTCAAAAGCTTGACATTGAAGGGAAGGGGACAGTCGTTGAGGATTACTGATTCCCGCTGAGGAACAGCCAGTGAAAACTCAAATAATCCCTAATTTCGAATTTTGGTACTTGGCTGTTTCTGTACTTTTgtagattttgtaatttattttcatagatCTATATGTGCGCTGTGAAAGGAGAATAGATTGTAATATTGGAGCTTCGTAACCTGAATACGAATGAGAAGGTAGGTAACGCTTACTcatggaaggttttttttttatattatacgtCCAAGGAGAATGTTTTCGAGCCCAgagaatttttacttgttttctgtggACTCGGCTCTGCTCTACGGGATGCAGTATGCGGTGTAGTTACTGTGGTGTCTTGTGAATACTAAGACTTTTAGGTTTCATCTGTTACTATTTCATTTGAATGGTGCCACCAGTAATGGAGTGTTCGTGACGCTTTCGAATTTAAGGtttagacatattatatatatatatatatatatatatatatatatatatatatatatatatatatatatatatatatacatacatacatacatacatatatatatatatatatatatataatatactggaaAGACTAATGACGAccgatacattctctctctcaacctctctctctgggaaagacTGAATGAcgaccgataaactctctctctctctctctctctctctctctcctctttctcctccctaaaactcccttctctctctctctctcttgctgcccTGTCaaaatagttgcttcagttacattgcccagcatttttgacattttatatttcaccccttctcacccccccccattcctgttggggctgaacttggacttaaagggcattgggagtatcactattcatctcagtttCCTCGAAAACTAtagtattagacactaatatctgttgttttcggttatttttacgtgtcacccccttcccacccccacccctttggtgccagtgacgtcttacccccacagcattcttttccagatagtaagtcatatgtctaccgaaatgagttatgataaacccgtagagtttatttagttactaagtctattgggcagaaccagcccaggTTTCAGGGAagccttcccacccccacccaatttggtgccctttggtaccCTTTGGGGCTAGTggtgtcttatccccacagtattcttttctagatagtaagtcatatgtataccaagtttggttgaaattgctcagtacgtttcagagttatgctggaacatacacggcaactcacacacacacatcatacatacatacgtccatccatccatccatccatccatccatccatccatcccatTTAGATATATGAGcttttgtgcatgtatatatgcatgaatgtatatctgtatatacacatgtgtatatactaCAGTAATATAAGGAACGTAGCTTACCATCCGAAACTGGGACTTGGTAGCCTTTGGATCTGTGATGGATGATGGGAAACGTAACAGTATGTATCATTACCCGTAGACTGtcgttatgtatattatatatatacacacacactcatgaaaTCAGATAGGGTAAAGAGGAACTGAATTCGAATATGGATTCTGGAGGTTTGAAACTTTTCGCAGACATTGCGAGGTAGGGTAGTTTCCTAGAAAAGTTATGTAAACATTTTGCCAAACAAATGCTATtatcttcaataaaaagttttttttttaatatatttgcctGGATTGTCATCATTTTGCTATTTTTGTCCACTTTTGCTTGTTTAGTCCAAAtaatctccgtagggggttagtgccgtcagtgcacctcacgccgtgcactgtaagcattacttaaggttctttgcagcgtcccttcgacccctagctgcacttcctttcattaatttcactgtacctctgttcatttgctctttcttccatcttactttccatcctttcctaacaattggtcttcctcctgttacacctttcaaaactttttactgtcaacttccgtttcagcgctgaatgacttcataggtccagaccttggcctaaattccatattctattccattcttgtCCAAATAATGACTGTTCCCGATTTTTTTCCAAGCGCTATCAGTTCCCATTTCGATTTTGTCGCCTTGCATCTGATCCTGATGTAATGTTATAcgtcctttgtttatttttccctttcctgcCTGTCTtatgttgttattgatttttagaaGCATTATCAGTCACTGTTACTTTTAAGGCTCGGTATTTAGTACTAATTACTTGCCGTTATATTACGTgccttcttttgtattttctgtactGTAGAGATGCGTTGTTTTCGAATTCATTAGTTTTAGCTGATAACTCACATAACCCATCCTCGGGATGGAAGAAATGACGTTGTTCTTATTGTGTTTTATCGATGAAGACAAGTTTATCATTGGACTAAGGAATTTTGgtattcagcaaaaaaaaaaaaaaaaaaaaaaaatgctgtagaaTTCACGAGACGAATAGCTTATAAGCCTTTGAAAAGGAAACCGAGTGCAAAAACCATATTGTGTGGTTGTTGTTGAATGGTATTGTCAGgcagggggaaaaaataaagggtTCTCACGTTTGCAGAAGAGTGAAGGTACCCTGCCAAATGTCGGGTGTTTTGGATACAGCGCACGACAGGCTTAGTAACTTGTGTAGGGAGGCCATTCACACcgatatattttctgaaaattgtaATAGTTAGATTGCACGACTCTGTTCAGTGCTTGTCTCTTTCCAGTTACTCTCAAGCTTTGGAAGCGCttctgttgattatattttctgACTGACAGCCTTGCATGAAACACGAAGCTAGGTAATCACTTTCCGCCGTTGGAAAACGGCGGAAACTAATTAATTACCTGTCTTCGTGTTTTATGCGAGGTTGTCAGTCAGAAAATACAATCAACAGAAGCAGGCGCTTCCAAAGTTTGAGTGGTTAAactactttcataataataatgatagtaactggaaagaaagaagcacTCAACAGAGCCGTGCAATCTATCTAACTattataattttcagaaaatatattggTGTGAATAGCCTCCCTACACCAATTTCTAATAGCATGGCTCAAATTCATACATCCATTCACTCATACAAATTATGTTACAGGAAGATGTGTGCAGTGAATGAAGAgataaggaatgtaattttttgtacacatatatttatctcTCCTAGGAGATTCTTTCATAATGCTTAGGTAATTGTGTAATAACGCGAGGACTCATTTATCTTGAAATTTTCATGGAAGTTCAGGGATTTGGAGAAGAAACATGAACTCAGATggctccgatttttttttttatttaattaaagcaGACTGACCATTTGCGAAGGCTATTACATATGGTGGTTTGTTACTGTTTTGCTAGCAGAATACTGCGTATCCCTTAAGGGATTTGCAGttgctttcttcttcatcttttgcttgcattattattattcttcagcaGTGCTTAATAATGAGGTTGGTCAGTGCAAattgcaaagtctctctctctctctctctctctctctctctccatttcggtcgctgaatatagaattcttattcttataaaattcttaagaataaCAACACCTTTGTCATTTTCGAATATACAGAACATGCGCAACGAAGTTTCAATAAAGGCTGTCATTTAATCAGCTGTAATTCACGACTTGCATGTAAACGTGATCGTTCGATCTCATTCATCTGAATCCTATAGAAGCGGATGAGCCAGAATGAAATACTGTTGCTTCGATGCCGTATTGGTCAGTTTTCTGCACTGGGATCCCCTGGGTATCTGTCCGAGAGGTGTAGTGAGAGTGATttgattagtaagttttttttattgtaaccgtggtaatatttatttgaaagagGACAGTTACGTTTTCAGGTGGTGTCTTGTTAATGAAAATGCTCTGTATAATTGTAGGCTATAATTGTAGGACAGGTCTACAGACACATTTCCGAGTATTTGAGTATCTTCGTTCTCATGAAcatggtgtttctctctctctctctctctctctctctctctctctctctctctctctcgtgcacaagTTGCTGACTGCAGCCTTGACATTTTGAATAAGATTTCAGAATTTCGAAAGGGTtgcagtttcataatttttagtgTACATGCAATCCTGTGTTCGTGGAAGTCCGCAAATTATGTTGCTAACTTTTGAACTACATCGGTAAGTAGTTACTTTGTTCGTTTATTGTTCGTATCTTAAATTTGCTTGTATAATGCCAGGGTTCTGTGTACAGATCAATAATTTCTCACACTAGATCCAGGCAACCGGCAAGTTGATCTGTTTGATTTTCGTTAAGGCCCTACTACCTGAATTGAAACTTCTAAATTGGTAGAAGCTTGTGGATAAAGTTGAAAACTTTAGCCGaaatttggaaacttgaattaaaagataaatacttCTTAAAAAATCTGAAACTGTGGATACACATTTCGAAAGTTTAATACAAATTTGGagactttcattaaaaattctgGTAGTTTGGATAACGACTGGAAAATAACGATGTAGAAATTTGTCTTTTCGATTCTCGATGTGATTGATCACACAAATCTCGTGATgcattgtaaatacatgtataaaaattcagATCTGCACTATCAATAATGGAAATAATGAGGATAACGGAAATTCATCATCAAGGTTTTACGTAGTATCGAGATGGTTCCTGTTGCTGCCTGTGCGTAATTTCCGAAATCTGCTGCTTAGGTTCTTGAACTacttactttattaattttcttttgttttgtttcctttctttttcatttttgaaaataaaatcctagtgtgcattattactttattttgttatataagttTTTGGCGTATGACTGACATTTCCAGAAAACCACCCgaagaaacgtaaaaaaaagtttggtcACCTAATCTCTAACAAGAAAAAAACCTTGATAGTGACATCCGGAACGTaatggaatatatagaatttaggccaaaggccaagcgctgggacctatgaggtctttcatcgctgaaacggaaattgggagtagaaaggtttggaaggtgtaacaggaggaaaacctcgcagttgctctacgAAACAAATGTTacgagaggttggatagcaagatggacgaaagagaatatgaagggaggtacagtaaaaggaataaaaggggttgcagctagggtccgaagggacgctgcaaagaaccttaagtaatacctgcagcgcacagcgtgaggtgcagaCGGCACTTAGCGCGGCGGGGGAATAGTGATGCAGGGATAGCTGTCTCATAATGGGGAATTTTTCTGTTGCAGTCGAAGGAGTGGAGGCAGATGTTGGTTACCAACTCTTCAGACTTCGACAGCGttgaaatgttttacttttttgagAAACTCCTTGCTGCTATTGGCTTTATTTGAAATGTAATTCTTGTCGAGTGTTAGCTCAATGTGTTAGAGGCGAGTGGTTATGCTGACTTCTTTATGACTCTCACGTTTCAAACGTAACATTACTGAACCTGGCCTATTTTCATTTTGGAGTTTTGGATATCTCAATGGTCATTGTCGCAGAAACTTTAAAAAtccctttgaatttttttttgtcgaggATCATTAACTACTTTAGATTTCAAGTAATTTATTCTTAATGAGTTCGTGTCTGAACATCGCATATGGGATTCTCAAGAGTTACGGTATGCATattgttagttattttttcatgtcttgCCATTTGATTTATTCGATTTtaagtattagtttttttttgtacagacCAATGCGTCATTTGAACATGTTACTGTTTAATCTTTGTGTTGATGTATAATCTCATTTTGTATTTGCACTGCGTTGTGGCAGTATCTGTGTGTTTTGCTTAACTATTTAGGTTTTTGTATTGTGAAGGTGTTTCTTGGCGtcgaatttttatgaaatatataaatgccatttagaaataaatacatttataatttaaCTGCATGATAGGCATCTGGAATGATTtagagttttgttttgtggtGACTTCCTTCAAGTTTTGTTACAACTAGGTATGTTGTTTCTCAGAAATGTTGAATTGTTTCAGGTTTCatcttcagttttgttttcagaaatgtTGAATTGTTTCAGGTTTCATCTTCAGAATTATTGTTTCTCAGAAATGTTGAATTGTTTCAGGTTTCATCTTCAGAATTATTGTTTCTCAGAAATGTTGAATTGTTTCAGGTTTCATCTTCAGAATTATTTCCACTTTGATACTTTTTAAGCTTCATAGGGAAATTTATGGTAGTTTCGTACTATTGCTTTCCGTGTTCGGTTTTATATGATATGAGTTTGGGTCGGAAGTAAACAACAGAATTACATGCTCGcgtttattatgaaaaaataaacatttactatatatatatttatatattgctacCATGCAACTGGTTTTGCACTTTTCTCGTTCGTTTCGCTGCAGTGAAGAGATGACGATGAAAAGGGTAAGGGAAAGAGTTTTAGCCATTCCAGAAGGTCAGGCTTTGAAGAAAATGAATCGTTCGGTCGAAGAATAGTTGTTTAAGTCCTTAGTTGAAAGAGTGACGTAGCCTTGAATATTCATGCAAGAGAAAATGGGCAAGTGAACGCAAGAAGTGTTAAACTTTAAGTAATAACATATTTTGGAATGAAGAGATTATGAGAAAGGGAAGACAGCAGTGGCGTAGGAGTAAGCTgaaggagagagataaagaacTGGTTACTTCCCCCTGATAACAGAAGGGCAGAATACAATAGAGAAATGAAGAACAACATCTGTAGTTATCGAAAGACGGGAATGATAAGAATCTAGAATAGGAACTGTACATGGCTCATGGCTAGTGAAAAACtaacaagaaagaataaaagtaaagttatgCAAATGTCTTGCAACAGAGAATGGTACAACTTGAAGGAGACTAGTAACTTGAAAAAGGatagagaaatatttacaattactGTCGTATGAATGTAGATGAGAACAGTTGGCTTTAGGAGACGTAAGTTTAGAGTGAACAGAAATGTAAATGAGTGGTTAAGTTTTCCAAGGATGGGGGACATGGGAGTGAGTGCTCATCATTTAGAAAGGAGCGCCGTAGCTGTCTGATGGGGCGGTGGGGGCACCGTAGCCATTGGCAGGAGCTGCTGGGGCACCATTTCTTCCATTGCCATTTCTGCCATTACCGTTTCTGCCATTGCCGTTTCTTCCATTTCCGTTGGAGCCATatccattgccatttccatttccattgccgttgccatttccattaccattGGGTCCATAACCGTATCCGGCGTTAGGGACAACTCCGATTTGTTCGTTGACGGAGTAGAAGGATTCGGCATCAGCGCAGtcgaagttgaaccaccagtcacagacgaggtactgttggttgaagatggtgccgttggggcagaggaaggagtcctgctgGCGGCGTCCATTGGGCCTGTCctggcagatgtggaagacctggcaGCCAGCTTCAGCATCAGTGTCGGCGTAGTATCCAGGGACATTCTGGGCGTTGCAGTCGAATCCGGTGTCAGGGACAGAGGCCAAGATTGGGTAGTCCTCTCCAGGGACACCACCTCCAGGGATGTTCTCAGCCAAAGCAGCAATAGCAGGGTCTACTCCATAGCCATTAGTAGGTGCTCCGTATGTGTTACTTGGGGGAGCATAGCCGTTCCTTGGAGCACCGTTGGATCCTCCAAAGCCGTTTCCATTACGGCCATTGCCATTAGGGGCGGTGTAGCCATTGCTAGGGGCACCATTTGATCCTCCAAATCCATTTCCGTTTGGTGCACTGTATCCATTGCTGGGAGCGCCATTTGAACCTCCAAAACCATTGCCATTAGCGGCTCCGTTTCCATTTGGTGCACTGTAACCGTTGCTGGGAGCTCCATTAGCCCCACCGAATCCGTTGGAAGCCCCACCGAATCCGTTGGAAGCCCCACCTAATCCGTTGGAAGCCCCTCCATTCGGTGCCCCGTAGCTGCTGGATGGCAGGCGGTCAGCGATGGCGATCCCGAAGAGGGCTGCAGAAATTCAGGTATTAAACATTTAAAGGGCaagaattttcccatttaataatgtaaaaaacattcaatatggttttatatctatatatgtcctTTTACACTTACCTGCTAAGAGAACGATCTTCATGATTTTAGCAGCgtcctaaatgaaaaaaataaatgacagaaactAGAGGAGCCAAGACGtgggaaaagagagggagagagagaataggaggaGTTCGTAACCAGAAGAGAGGCAGCTGGCGAGTGATGCTGTTGGGATGTCTGTTGGGCTTTATATACTGCATCAACTGAAAtgctaccccctcccctccctcctcacGTCACCGACCCtacccttcccccatcccctcttTAGAAGACTGCGACCTTGCTCCggtattacctctctctctctctctctctctcctctctctctctctctctctctctctctctctcacgagattTCAGGGATGATTATGTTTCCTGCTCATCCtctgtgtttttttctctcacttttgtaCGAACTCATTTTTAATGATTGCAGAGAAGACATGAAGGAAGTTTTCAAAGTGGCCATTAGGCTGCGGTAAAAGTTACGGTACGAGGTAGTTCTCTGGCTGGTATAATGATTTGACTCCTCTGCAAGCACGCATTGCATTatgtgtttcttttgtgtgctttcGTAAGTCGTCTAGAAAATATATGGTATTGTGGTTTCTTTTCctaagggtttttattttttcttctgcgTTGCTTTTGGGAAAAGTATgctgaaaaacatttattttgctttggaaAATAGATGTGGTAAACTGAACATTATACGACTGACTGAAGTGCTTTTAAAATACATTGACTGGCTCAGGTTTTTACGGCGTAAGATTTTACAAGACGACAAAGAATTTATCAAATGAAATGCACGACCCTTTTTTTAGTGTAGCTCATTTTCCATAATCGTATTCGTAATTAAACAGTCAGTGTCCTCTTTTGCATTCCAGTACGGTTGATCTAATCCTGTTTAATTCTCTTCGAGTTCTGAATTTATAAGCCAAGAATAATGATGCGCATAAGAAGTGGTAAAGGAGAAACCTGATGAATATGTAGTAAGCCAGTTGAATGTAAGGAATCTACTTTTAACTAGTAAATAACTACCAGCAGACTgacgaaatattttgaaagtaatttagTCTGGATAAAATAAAGCTACTTACAATTTTTTGGATGGCCCTCTTTCGTAATTATGTggcttatacatatgtataaattgtatCACCCAACTTGACCGTTGTTAAGGAAATTACGCCTTTCACCTGAAATCATTGATTTAcctaacaatcttttttttttttttagaaaaatataaatttcatgcgGTTATTGAGTGTTTCGTTTTTTTTGCATGGCTTAAGTGATAAATGAagcaagatataaaaattaacagttcTTTATATCTGCTGGGTTGATGGAAAGTCCACGTGCTAACGTGGTCAAACTAATGATAAcaggaacaaaaaaataactacttatattgtcattttatatattttattatattatatatacatatatcaaatataaggagcccataaaaaaagccaaatgtggaaaaataaaggatgtatttcagagaccaaactggcTCGCTCCTCAGgaaagagacagtttggtctttgaaatatagcctttatttttacattttggcgttttttatgggttccttatggttgatggaattctgttttaacagaaaatatttcacagtcatatattacatatacagtacatatatgtttgtgtgtgtttatgtgtgtgggtatatacaactatagtatatatatatatatatatatatatatatatatatatatatatatatatatatatatatatatatatatatatatatataatataataatataataataataataataataataataataataatgcgcagCGGGAGTTTAAAATCTAATTCTAGCACCTTTGTAAGAATTTCGTTCATATTTTGTCGTGCTCCCAGTATCACCAAGTGTTACTTTtgaagaggttatatatataatggacggAGCCACATGCACTGTGTTAGGTTGTTAAGCGAGTTTGTAGTTCATTGAATCGAGTTACCCTTTtgcaaaccaatatatatatatatatatatatatatatatatatatatatatatatatatatatatatatatatatatatatatatacatatttgaatacAGTATTGAAGAACGTAGTGCGCtgaaatgttttgttcttttgcgTATACGTTCGTATTTCAGTAAAATACTGAAAACCTCATTCCAATTCTAATGTATAGTATGACCCAGGCCCtacaatttttgttgtttgtaatctTCGCTTGTTACGTAATTGTTGACCTTGAATATAAGGCAGAACAGCATGCAGGTGACGTAACTCTTGCTGTAGTTATTTGTTGCCTCCAaattcgaaatgaaatgaaagcttGCTAGCCTTAATAGAGATTCAGAGCGGATTATTTAGTGGtgctatattttgtttataagttaattttgatttatttaagtaGTTTTGTCTGAACTTGGTTGCACTCATTGCTCTGTTTTGATCTTTTGAAAGATTTGGACAtgcttcatataataataataataataataataataataataataataataataataataataataataataataataataataataataataataataataataatattaataatatcagacactgtaccatataataataataataataataataataataataataataataataataataataataataataataaaaagcttgTTCCACCTTTTCCTGCttcaaaataaactgtaaatCGTGCCCTCTTTCAGCTTATTATTCCGAATGCATCAGGCTGCAAAGGATGACATGTGTTGCCATCAAGGACAGTTGCCAGAGTCACGGCAGAGAAATTCTAATGCAAATAATAGCCCGATACAAATGTTATTAGGCCACGAGTGGTGGTGAGGTCCGTTGGCTGAAGGACGTCGGTAGTGTGTGATTGGACcctttccaaaatgaaaatgagtgtTTCTGACGCACTGTAATGGTGCTAGGTTAACTACCGTGGTCGTGTTGTAACatggttttatatgtatatacatatatacagtatatatatgtatatatgtatacacacatatacagtatacttatatatatatattatatatgtatatataaatttatataaacatatttgtatggttttttatatatatatagtatatatatgtatatacatacatgtatat from Macrobrachium rosenbergii isolate ZJJX-2024 chromosome 51, ASM4041242v1, whole genome shotgun sequence encodes:
- the LOC136833201 gene encoding pro-resilin-like; its protein translation is MKIVLLAALFGIAIADRLPSSSYGAPNGGASNGLGGASNGFGGASNGFGGANGAPSNGYSAPNGNGAANGNGFGGSNGAPSNGYSAPNGNGFGGSNGAPSNGYTAPNGNGRNGNGFGGSNGAPRNGYAPPSNTYGAPTNGYGVDPAIAALAENIPGGGVPGEDYPILASVPDTGFDCNAQNVPGYYADTDAEAGCQVFHICQDRPNGRRQQDSFLCPNGTIFNQQYLVCDWWFNFDCADAESFYSVNEQIGVVPNAGYGYGPNGNGNGNGNGNGNGNGYGSNGNGRNGNGRNGNGRNGNGRNGAPAAPANGYGAPTAPSDSYGAPF